The following proteins are encoded in a genomic region of uncultured Methanobrevibacter sp.:
- a CDS encoding flavodoxin family protein translates to MSKKVVVISSSPRKGQNSDTLCDEFVKGAIDGGNDAVKYFLEDIEFSSCKACYKCKTPEMKCFQDDGIAEILDDMMAADVIVYATPVYYFEMCGTLKMFFDRCYPIFRHLENKDFYIIMAAGSSCGDALTGLKSFIGFAKNPTIKEVFEVLGNVKSQGDVLKKVYDAGKNC, encoded by the coding sequence ATGAGTAAAAAAGTAGTCGTAATAAGCTCATCTCCAAGAAAAGGCCAGAACTCAGATACATTATGTGATGAGTTTGTAAAAGGAGCAATTGACGGCGGAAACGATGCTGTAAAATATTTCCTGGAAGACATTGAATTTTCATCATGCAAGGCCTGCTACAAATGCAAGACTCCTGAGATGAAGTGTTTTCAGGATGACGGCATTGCTGAAATTCTTGATGACATGATGGCTGCTGATGTAATCGTCTATGCGACTCCTGTGTATTACTTTGAGATGTGCGGAACCCTTAAGATGTTTTTCGACAGATGCTATCCTATATTCAGACACCTTGAAAACAAGGATTTCTATATCATAATGGCAGCCGGAAGTTCCTGCGGTGATGCATTGACCGGACTTAAAAGCTTTATAGGATTTGCCAAAAATCCGACAATTAAAGAAGTATTTGAAGTATTAGGTAATGTCAAATCACAAGGAGATGTGCTTAAAAAAGTATATGATGCAGGTAAAAACTGTTAA
- a CDS encoding flavodoxin — MSNVLVTYFSASGVTRNVAEKIAGENGYDIFEIKPVEKYTSADLDYMDKNSRSTIEMNDKSFRPPIEETCDVSAYDTVVIGFPVWWYTAPTIINTFIESVDLNGKTIKAFCTSGGSGIDKCVSDLQNTYPELDFAKGMRFMGNVSKAKEWIENE; from the coding sequence ATGAGCAATGTATTAGTAACTTACTTTTCAGCCAGCGGAGTAACCCGAAATGTTGCCGAAAAAATTGCTGGTGAAAACGGATATGATATTTTTGAAATTAAACCGGTTGAAAAATACACTTCTGCCGATTTGGACTACATGGACAAAAATTCCAGATCAACAATCGAGATGAACGACAAATCATTCAGACCTCCAATAGAAGAAACATGTGACGTTTCAGCTTATGATACTGTAGTAATAGGCTTTCCGGTATGGTGGTATACCGCACCTACAATCATAAACACATTCATAGAAAGCGTTGATTTGAACGGAAAAACCATCAAGGCATTCTGCACATCCGGAGGATCCGGAATCGACAAATGCGTAAGCGACCTTCAGAATACTTATCCTGAACTTGATTTTGCAAAAGGCATGAGATTCATGGGTAATGTCTCAAAAGCAAAGGAATGGATTGAAAATGAGTAA